AAGTACTGGCCGATACCGGCCTGTCCGCCATCCAGGCTGATGACTTTAATTTTCATTAACTTTTTCCCGGGACTCTGACCGTTAAAGAAAATCTCAAAGATCAGGTGATAGAAAACAAAGGCGATACCATAAAGAACATACAGACCGATAAATACCACATTCCACTTAGGAATAGCAATGACACCAATAAAAAATATAAACAATAAAAGCACTGCGAACAGCACGCCAAAATCTATCATCCTTGCCGCTATACGTTCGCCTAAACCAGCAACAGGATAGTCAATATCCACATGCTGAGTGGTGTTTACCTTTATTGTTTCCATAAAAAACAAATATAATATTGATATTTAATTAATTATTGCAAAATCACTTTTTGTCAGTATTTTAACCGAAAATTAGATTCGCTATGAGGGAGGCCTTGTTCGTTAAACAGAATTCCGAAAAGTGGAAGGCCTATGAGCATTCACCTGCGACTCACCCGGACGAGATCGCAGACCGTTTTATAGACATCACAAACGATCTCTCTTATGCTAAAACATTCTATCCCAAATCTAAAACGACCAGTTATCTGAATGGTTTAGCTTCAACGCTGCACCAATCTATTTATAAGAATAAAAAAGAAGATAAAAACAGGTTTGTTAATTTCTGGAAGTTTGAACTGCCTTTGCTGTTTTATACTTACCGGATGCAATTGTTATATGCTTTCCTGTTTTTTACAATTTCAGCGTCCATAGGCGTTCTGTCAGCAAAATATGATGACCAGTTTGTCAGGCTGATTCTCGGTGACAGCTATGTAAATATGACCAATGAGAACATTACCAAAGGCGATCCTTTTGGTGTATATAAGCAGACTTCAGAATTCCCCATGTTCTTCTCTATTGCAGCAAATAATATTTATGTGTCGCTATTGATGTTTGTAAGCGGTATATTTTTATCCATCGGCCCGATTTTCTACCTGTTACAAAACGGGATCATGCTGGGTTCTTTTGAATATTATTTTTTCAGCAGAGGTCTGGGCATAGAATCCATCTTAGTGATCTGGATTCATGGTACTTTAGAAATTTCGGCCATTATTATTGCAGGGGCCGCCGGCCTGGTTCTTGGCCATGGTCTGCTTTTCCCAAAAACATATACGCGCTTTCAAGCCTTTAAACAAAGTGCCAGAGATGGTACTAAAATCGCATTGGGCATTGTCCCGATCCTGTTAGTTGCCGCCTTTTTTGAAGGTTTTATTACCCGCCATACAGAAATGCCGGTATGGATGAGTACAGGTATTTTAGCCCTGTCACTTATTTTTATCATCTGGTATGTCATTTTATACCCATTAACTCTTTCCAAACGCAATCATCCATCCCAAAATGTCTGAAAAAGTAGAATTCAAAAAGCTCCGTGAATTTGGAGATATTATTAACGATACCATCAAATTCTTCAAAGAGAATTTCAAACCTTTATTAAAAGTGTTCGTCTATTTTTGCGGTGTATTCATTGTAGCCGGAATGATTGCGGCCATCTTTCAGCAGATTGGTATGCAGCGTGCCATCAGAAATATGGATGTAACAAATACTTACGGCAAACTGGCCGGCCTGTTCTCTATTGCTTATTTCTTTGTTGCGCTGATCGGAATACTAGGTTACACGGCTTTAAACGTTTCTATTTTAAGCTTTATAGCTTTATATATAGAGAAAGGGAATGCAGCGCCTACAGTAGAAGAAGTATGGGGTTATTTTAAGTATTACTTTCTCCGGGTATTTGGCAGTAGCTTCTTGCTTGGACTTCTCCTGATTGTTAGTTTTTCTTTATGTCTGATTCCTGGTTTTTACATGTTTCCTGCCATCTCACTGATGATCCCCATCATGATTTTTGAGAATGCAAGTCTGGGCTATGCCTTTAATCAGTCTTTCAGGTTATTGAAAGAAAACTGGTGGATTACCGCAGCCACGTTACTTATCCTTTGGGTAATTACTTATGCGACGTCGTCCCTGGCTTCTTTACCTGCTATTATTTTAACTATGGTCAGCGCGCTGACTAATGGGCCAAAAGGGCTAAGCAATACTGTAATTATTATTTCTACTGTCATTCAGTATCTCTGCCAGGTTTTTATGATTATTCCGATTATTGGTATCTCTCTTTGTTATTTTAATCTTTCTGAGCGCAAGAATAGTACGGGTTTAATGGACCGTATTCAAAAGATGGGACAAGAGGGAAATCCTTTCCCTAACAAAGAAGAATACTAACATGTTCAAATACCTGGTCGCTTTTCTCTTTGTATTAACTGTACAGTTTTTTCCTGTTCAGGCGAAGCAGTCTGTTAAGACTAGCCTGGCTGTTCCGGCGAAAGTGAGTCTGGCTGTTCCGGCAAAAGTAAAACCGCTCAGGAGTGACAGCAGTAAAATACAACTCAGAAGTTTCGATGCGCAAAAGCTGAAGTCTTACAGTCAGCAAACGGATTTTAAATATGACCAGCCAGCACCAATTGATGCCAGTTTATGGGATCGGTTCTGGGCATGGTTCTGGAGAAAGCTTTCGGGGGTTGCAAGAATCAACTATTCAGTAAACTTCTTCAGATATATTATAATCGCAGCTTTCATCGCTTTAATTGTCTTTGTGGTCATTAAATTTACAGGTGTCGATTTCAAACTTTTTATAGGCAAATCGAAAGCGGTAGCTATTCCTTATGCAGAGTCCACTGATAATATTCATGAGATAGACTTTAACACAGAAATAGATCAAGCTATTCAAAGTGCCAATTACAGACTTGCAGTAAGATTGATGTATTTACTTTCCCTGAAAAAACTGAACAGCAGAAACCTGATTAACTGGCAGCCTGAAAAGACCAATCAAACTTATATCAGGGAAATTGCTGATCCGCAGCAAAGAGCGCAGTTCAGCTTGCTGACCACGCAGTTTGAATATATCTGGTACGGCGAATTCTTTATTGATCATGAAAACTTTAAGCAAGTACGAAATAGTTATGACCAGTTTAATACAGCACTGTCATGACAGGGATGAGATTATATCTGATCGGCAGTGCCACTGTATTAATTTTATACCTGGTTGCACAGTATTATAAGCCAAAACCAACTGACTGGAGCCCCACCTATCTCAAAGAAGATAAAATACCTTACGGGCTTTATGTTTTAAATCAGGAAAAGGAAACTATTTTCCCGGGTGCACAACTTAAAACAAGCAGGCTGCCTGTATATAATACTTTAAAGGATCAGCATTATCAAAAGACCAGTTATCTTTTCATAGCCAGCAGTCTGCAATTTGATAAACCCGACTATCAGGAGCTGGTGAAATTTATGAATGCAGGAAACCAGGTATTCATTGCCGCTTTTAACCTGGGAAAAGTACTGAGCGACACCCTTAAACTAGAAACAAGCACGATTTTATCTGCCACCGTAAAACCTGGTTCCATCAACTTTGTAAACCCGGCGCTGAAAGCAAAAAGCGGTTATGTTTTTGACAAGGGATTAGGAGACCAGTATTTCACAAATGTTGACACTTCCCGCTGTACAGTTTTGGGAAGGAACAACAATGGAGAGGTAAATTTTATAAAATATACTTTTGGTAAAGGCGCATTATACATCTTACCTAATCCACAGCTATTAACTAATTATAGTTTACTTCAACCTGCGGGTGCAGCCTATGCTGCTAAAGCTCTTTCTTATCTGCAAACCGGTAAAACGCTGATCTGGGATGAAAACAGCACAAAGGGTAATATAGAAAACGGCTCTATTTTAAGGGTCTTTTTCAAACACGATCAATTACGCTGGGCCTATTGCCTGGCACTGACCGGCTTACTGGTTTTTGTCCTGTTTGAGATGAAACGCAGACAGCGGATTATTCCTGTTTTACTGCCCTTAAAAAATTCCTCTGCTGAGTTTGTGACGGTCGTTGGAAAAGTATATTATCAGCAGCGCAACAATAGTGATATTGCACAAAAGAAGATCAATTATTTTTTAGAATATATCCGTTTAACCTACCGCCTGAAAACTTTAAAAACGGACGAAGAGTTTATTTCCTCTTTAATACTGATATCGGGCGCACAGGAGGAAACAACAAGGCAGTTATTTACAGTCATCAATACAATTCATCATGGAAGTAAAGTTACCGACACACTCCTGATTGAACTAAACAAATTAATAGAGAAATTTTATAATCAAGCGAAATAACAATGGAAGCGGAAACAGCTAATCAAAGAACCGACCTTACACAGCTTAATTTGGCAGTAGAGCAGATCAGGGAATCAATTGGCCATATCATTGTAGGCCAGAAAGATACTATTGACTTCCTGATTGCCGGTATTCTGGCCGATGGGCACCTTTTACTGGAAGGCGTTCCGGGAGTTGCTAAAACACTCAGTGCCAAACTAATTGCAAAAAGTATCGACGCTGTCTTTTCAAGAATTCAGTTTACACCCGATCTCATGCCTTCGGATGTGCTGGGGACTTCTGTATTCGACCCCAGATCAGCATCTTTTGAGTATAGAAAGGGCCCTGTTTTCGGAAATATTATCCTGATTGACGAGATCAACCGTGCACCTGCAAAAACACAGTCAGCACTGTTTGAAGTCATGGAAGAACGTCAGGTCACTGTAGATGGCCATACCTACGCAATGGACGAACCTTTTATGGTACTGGCTACACAAAATCCAGTGGAACATGAAGGAACTTACAGATTGCCCGAAGCGCAGTTAGACCGGTTTTTATTTAAGATAGAGATTAAATATCCTACGCTTGAAGAAGAGATCATTATTCTGTCCAGACAACATCAGCAGAAACTGGAAGATGAACTAAAGGAGATTAAGGCCGTTTTAAGTATAGAACAGATCAAGACTTGCCGCGCGCTGATCAAAGCATTACATGTAGAACCCAAATTAATTGAATACGCGGCAAAGATTGTTCATGAAACCAGGAATAATAAGTCGCTGTACCTGGGTGCTTCACCACGCGCTTCTTTAGCATTAATCAATGGGGCAAAAGCCATTGCCGCAATGCAGGGCCGTGATTTTGTAACCCCCGAAGATATCATTAAAGTCGCAGCCCCTGTACTTGCACACCGGATTATGCTGAGTCCTGATAAAGAAATGGAGGGTTTAACACCTGGTGATATCGTTGCCCAGATTATTCAAAAAATAGAGATCCCAAGGTAAACCATAAAAAGATTGAAACACTTATTCATCAAATATTACAAAGACCTTTTTCTGGGTAAAAGACTGTTTGCTGGCTTAGGCTTTTGTATCAGCCTATTTCTGTTCGCTTTCTTTTTGCCCTGGCTGGGTGACTTGCCTTATATCTGCTTTTGGGCACTACTGCTATTGGTATTTATTGACCTGGCCTTATTGTTTAGCGGTAAAGGTGTGTTTTTACGCCGTGATCTTCCCGAAAGACTAAGTAATGGAGATGACAACGAGCTTCATATTTATGTGGAAAGCTTTTTTACCTTCCCTATAGCGATTGGAATTATTGATGAAATCCCTTTTCAGTTTCAAAAAAGAGATTTATGGTTTACAAGCAGGTTAAAAGCCGGGGAACAGAAAACAATTACTTATGCACTAAGACCAGTCAAAAGAGGTGAATATACCTTTGGGCAGACGCGCCTCTATGTCAAATCACCACTGGGTTTGGTTTCCCGCAGATTCAATTTCGGAACTGCATATACTGTTCCTGTTTACCCTTCTTTTCTTCAGCTGCGTAAATATGAGCTGATGGCCATATCTAACAGGCTGACGGAAATAGGGATTAAAAAAATCAGGCGTGTTGGACACAGCATGGAATTCGATCAGGTAAAAAACTATGTGCAGGGCGATGATTATCGCACGGTGAACTGGAAAGCGACGGCCAGAAAGGGTGAGCTGATGGTGAATTCTTTTGTGGAGGAAAAGGCGCAGCATATTTACTGTATCATTGATAAGTCGAGAGTAATGAAAATGCCTTTTGACGGGTTAAGTTTAATGGATTACGCAATTAACGCAAGTTTAGTCCTGTCTAATGTGGCCCTGTTAAAAGAGGATAAAGCAGGGCTGATTACGCTTTCAGAAAAGGTAGGGAGCGTTGTTCCCGCAGACCGCAGGCCGGGCCAGCTGGGCAAAATAATGGAAGTTTTGTACAAAGAAAAAACGCAATACCTGGAAAGCAATATTGAAGCCTTGCATCTGGCTATCCGCAGTGTAATCAAACAGCGGAGCCTGATTCTCTTTTTCACAAATTACGAAAGCATGTCTGCCTTACACAGACAGCTTCCTTTTTTAAAACATATCGCCAAATTTCATTTGCTGATGATTGTCTTCTTCGAAAATACAGCCGTCAAATCAATGAGTGATCTGCCCGCCAAGGATGTAGAAGGCATCTATATTAAAACCATCGCAGAAAAGTTTGTCTACGAAAAGCGGCTTATGGTCAAAGAATTGGCAAAACATGGTATTCTCAGTATCCTGACTTCACCAGAAAATTTAACGGTCAATGTGGTTAACCGTTATCTGGCTATTAAAGCACAGCAGAAAATCTAGCTCAGCACAAGTTCCATTTGAATATTACAGCGTTCATAAGGCGTAATCCTGCCAGCTACTTTTACAAAACCTAACTTATGATATAAGTTAATAGCAGGTTTCAGGATTGTATTACTCTCCAGGTATATTTTCTGAGCGCCTAATTCTTTTGCTTTCTGAGCGATGGCACTTCCCAGTAACCACCCAATACTTTTTCCCTGTACAGCCGGAGATACTGCCATTTTAGCCAGCTCGTAATCATAGTCCGGATCATTCATCTTAATGAGTGCACAAACGCCTACGGGCTCACCTTGATACAACGCAACCAGTATATAGCCTCCTTTATCCAGGATATAACCTTGCGGATCATCAAGCGCATTATAATCTGCCTGCTCCATTTTAAACCAGTTGGAGATCCATTGTTCATTGAGTGCCCTGAAGGCCTGCTGATATTCCGGCACATAGTTCACGATAGTAACTTCTTTGCTTTCCCGTTCTTTTTTAATCTCCTGCACACGACGTAAAAGTGTTTTCTGTCCCAATAAAAATTCCCACTCTTCCATAGCTTTCCATAAATCGTTTCTGGATTGTGCTGCTATATCTGCTACTGCCTGATCCAGGTCAGCATATTGATTTTGTATTTTTACGGTGATTTCGTCTCCTTTTGGGGAAAGGCTCACCATGTTCCTTCTACCATCGGTTTCGTCTTTTTTCTCGTCAACCAAACCTTTTTTTGCCATCTCTCCAATAATCTTACTCACCGAAGGATGGGAATGACCAATTTCTTTAGCGATTGCAGTAATAGTCATCGCTTCTCCCTGTGAAAGCACATAAAAAACCGGAAACCACTTGGGCTGCATATCGATATCATAACACTGATAAATCTGAGCTGCATCTTCTGTGATCTTCTCTGTCAACATCCGTAACCTGCTCCCTATTGCTTTTTTACCTACCTGATTGAAAAACTCCATTGTGTATACCTATTTACGTAACTGATTACGTAAATGTAGCAAGTATTTTTATAATTCAAAATATGAGTGGTGAAAATTTGTGATTCTGGTGACGAATGTCATCGGATAATATGACGGGCATCACAGGTAAACACCCTGTTTATCATCACTTTTACTTTAGTAAACACAAATATCTTTTGCTATGAAAACGATAACTGTACTAACCGATTTTTCCGCCAATGCAGAAAATGCAGCACGTTATGCTGTACGCCTTGCACAACATCTTCAGACAAATCTTACCCTTTATAATTCCTTTTTAGTACCCATGGCCGAACCTTTAGGTGGGCAGGTTTACTGGTCTATGGAAGATTACAATATTTTACAGAAAGACAGTGAAGAGCAGTTACGTGCACTGGGCGCCAGATTAGAGGAAGAACTCTCTACACTTCCAATTAACGCTTTCAGACCTGTTATAGATTTCAAATGCCAGGAAGGGCCTTTATATAGATATATCAATAGATTATCAGCAGACAGAGATCTGATGCTTTTGGTGATGGGTACGCACCGGAAAGGTTTAGGTTCCATAATTATGGGCAATCATATGCGCGAAATTATAGGTGCTGTACCCCTGCCAGTGCTGATCATACCTGAAAACCAAACCTTTAAAAAGCTGGATAAGCTTGTTTTCGCAACGGATATGGAGGATAGCGATCTGGAGGTTATTCAGGCACTTACAGCATTTGCAAAACCATCTCATGCAGAGATCACGTTAGCACATATACAACATCCGGATACTCCTGAAAACGATACAAAAAAATTGGTTACCAGTTTTCTGGAAGATGTAGCCAATAAAATAAACTATCCTAAAATTTATTACCGGGCGGTAGAACATGCTCCTGTTAAAACTGGTTTAAAATGGCTGGCAGAAAATGTGACTTGTAACCTGTTCGTGATGGTACATCGCCATAAAACTTTTCTGGAACAGCTTTTCAATTTAAGCAACACACAAAAGATGGCGGCAAATACCAATTTACCATTATTGATCTTTCCCTGCGCAGAAAACATAGCAATGGGACTGAACGCAAACCTGGAAACAGGTTACCAGGAAAACATAATCGCTGCTGCGATCAGTTAATTTTCACAAACACTATAAGATATAAAATTTTCCAATTTCTAATAAAAGGCCATTCTTTAAACAAGGAATGGCCTTTTATATGCCGTCAATCTGAGCAAAACAATTGACGAATTGTCTGTTAAATCTCAGAATATCCTAGTAATAAAATATATACTATAGATTTAGTAGTTTATTTATATATTTGCCCGACAATTAGCTGTTCATTGATTTCTACTTATCAAGAAAGACCGAGGGAAAGGCCCTATGAAGTCTTAGCAACCTATACATCCCAAATATGTAAAAGGTGCTAACTCCTATCCACTTTAAGCGGAAAAGATAAGTGACAGATATACCTTCAAAAAAATGGTTACTGTCATCTGTTCCCTTAATTATTCCTGATAAATAGAGCTGTTCAAAGAATGCTATGTTAATAAATTGAATTAAACACACCAATTATATAACTAGACCATTAATATGTATAAAACTTACAAATACTTATTTGGGATCCTGCTATCCTTTATAATCGTACAGACTGCTGCGGCACAAA
The DNA window shown above is from Pedobacter cryoconitis and carries:
- a CDS encoding stage II sporulation protein M — its product is MREALFVKQNSEKWKAYEHSPATHPDEIADRFIDITNDLSYAKTFYPKSKTTSYLNGLASTLHQSIYKNKKEDKNRFVNFWKFELPLLFYTYRMQLLYAFLFFTISASIGVLSAKYDDQFVRLILGDSYVNMTNENITKGDPFGVYKQTSEFPMFFSIAANNIYVSLLMFVSGIFLSIGPIFYLLQNGIMLGSFEYYFFSRGLGIESILVIWIHGTLEISAIIIAGAAGLVLGHGLLFPKTYTRFQAFKQSARDGTKIALGIVPILLVAAFFEGFITRHTEMPVWMSTGILALSLIFIIWYVILYPLTLSKRNHPSQNV
- a CDS encoding DUF4129 domain-containing protein → MFKYLVAFLFVLTVQFFPVQAKQSVKTSLAVPAKVSLAVPAKVKPLRSDSSKIQLRSFDAQKLKSYSQQTDFKYDQPAPIDASLWDRFWAWFWRKLSGVARINYSVNFFRYIIIAAFIALIVFVVIKFTGVDFKLFIGKSKAVAIPYAESTDNIHEIDFNTEIDQAIQSANYRLAVRLMYLLSLKKLNSRNLINWQPEKTNQTYIREIADPQQRAQFSLLTTQFEYIWYGEFFIDHENFKQVRNSYDQFNTALS
- a CDS encoding DUF4350 domain-containing protein, yielding MTGMRLYLIGSATVLILYLVAQYYKPKPTDWSPTYLKEDKIPYGLYVLNQEKETIFPGAQLKTSRLPVYNTLKDQHYQKTSYLFIASSLQFDKPDYQELVKFMNAGNQVFIAAFNLGKVLSDTLKLETSTILSATVKPGSINFVNPALKAKSGYVFDKGLGDQYFTNVDTSRCTVLGRNNNGEVNFIKYTFGKGALYILPNPQLLTNYSLLQPAGAAYAAKALSYLQTGKTLIWDENSTKGNIENGSILRVFFKHDQLRWAYCLALTGLLVFVLFEMKRRQRIIPVLLPLKNSSAEFVTVVGKVYYQQRNNSDIAQKKINYFLEYIRLTYRLKTLKTDEEFISSLILISGAQEETTRQLFTVINTIHHGSKVTDTLLIELNKLIEKFYNQAK
- a CDS encoding AAA family ATPase encodes the protein MEAETANQRTDLTQLNLAVEQIRESIGHIIVGQKDTIDFLIAGILADGHLLLEGVPGVAKTLSAKLIAKSIDAVFSRIQFTPDLMPSDVLGTSVFDPRSASFEYRKGPVFGNIILIDEINRAPAKTQSALFEVMEERQVTVDGHTYAMDEPFMVLATQNPVEHEGTYRLPEAQLDRFLFKIEIKYPTLEEEIIILSRQHQQKLEDELKEIKAVLSIEQIKTCRALIKALHVEPKLIEYAAKIVHETRNNKSLYLGASPRASLALINGAKAIAAMQGRDFVTPEDIIKVAAPVLAHRIMLSPDKEMEGLTPGDIVAQIIQKIEIPR
- a CDS encoding DUF58 domain-containing protein, producing MKHLFIKYYKDLFLGKRLFAGLGFCISLFLFAFFLPWLGDLPYICFWALLLLVFIDLALLFSGKGVFLRRDLPERLSNGDDNELHIYVESFFTFPIAIGIIDEIPFQFQKRDLWFTSRLKAGEQKTITYALRPVKRGEYTFGQTRLYVKSPLGLVSRRFNFGTAYTVPVYPSFLQLRKYELMAISNRLTEIGIKKIRRVGHSMEFDQVKNYVQGDDYRTVNWKATARKGELMVNSFVEEKAQHIYCIIDKSRVMKMPFDGLSLMDYAINASLVLSNVALLKEDKAGLITLSEKVGSVVPADRRPGQLGKIMEVLYKEKTQYLESNIEALHLAIRSVIKQRSLILFFTNYESMSALHRQLPFLKHIAKFHLLMIVFFENTAVKSMSDLPAKDVEGIYIKTIAEKFVYEKRLMVKELAKHGILSILTSPENLTVNVVNRYLAIKAQQKI
- a CDS encoding GNAT family N-acetyltransferase — translated: MEFFNQVGKKAIGSRLRMLTEKITEDAAQIYQCYDIDMQPKWFPVFYVLSQGEAMTITAIAKEIGHSHPSVSKIIGEMAKKGLVDEKKDETDGRRNMVSLSPKGDEITVKIQNQYADLDQAVADIAAQSRNDLWKAMEEWEFLLGQKTLLRRVQEIKKERESKEVTIVNYVPEYQQAFRALNEQWISNWFKMEQADYNALDDPQGYILDKGGYILVALYQGEPVGVCALIKMNDPDYDYELAKMAVSPAVQGKSIGWLLGSAIAQKAKELGAQKIYLESNTILKPAINLYHKLGFVKVAGRITPYERCNIQMELVLS
- a CDS encoding universal stress protein; its protein translation is MKTITVLTDFSANAENAARYAVRLAQHLQTNLTLYNSFLVPMAEPLGGQVYWSMEDYNILQKDSEEQLRALGARLEEELSTLPINAFRPVIDFKCQEGPLYRYINRLSADRDLMLLVMGTHRKGLGSIIMGNHMREIIGAVPLPVLIIPENQTFKKLDKLVFATDMEDSDLEVIQALTAFAKPSHAEITLAHIQHPDTPENDTKKLVTSFLEDVANKINYPKIYYRAVEHAPVKTGLKWLAENVTCNLFVMVHRHKTFLEQLFNLSNTQKMAANTNLPLLIFPCAENIAMGLNANLETGYQENIIAAAIS